CGAGCATGGGCAGCATGAGCAGGCCGGCCTGGCTGATGCTCGCGCCGAACCCGTAGCCGGCGGACGTCGGGGTCTGCACGAACTGCGGCAGGAAGGCGTACACGGCGAACATCGAACCGCCGTAGAGGAGGGCGACCAGGTTGGTCGTCCAGACGCCGGGCAGGCGCATCATCCGCATGTCGATCAGCGGGTTGGTGGAGCGGACCTCGGCCAGGGCCCAGCCGACGAACAGCACGGCGGCCAGCGCCAGCAGGCCGAGCACGCGACCGGAGGTCCAGCCCCAGGCGGCGCCCTGGCTGATCGGCAGCAGCAGCGCCACCAGCCAGCCGGAGAGAAGCCCGGCGGCGAGCCAGTTGATCCGGCCGGGTGCGCGAACGGGCGATTCGGGCACGAACCGGTACGCGGCGAGGGCGGTCAGCCCGACGATCGCCATCGGGATCCAGAACAGCCAGCGGTAACCGAGGACCGCGACGATCGGGCCGGCGAGCACGACGCCCAGGCCACCGCCGGCGGCGACGATCGCCGAGATCGACGCGACGGCGGAGCTCACCCGGGCGGCGGGGAACTCGTCGCGGATGATCCCGAAGGACAGCGGGAACACGGCGCCGCCCATGCCCTGGACGACCCGAGCGATGATCAGCACCCCGATGTTGGGCGCGATGGCGGCGAGCAGGCAGCCGAGCGCGAGGGCGAGCAGGGACGCGACCAGCATCCGCTCCTTGCCCACCATGTCGCCGATCCGGCCGACGATCGGGGTGAAGATCGAGGCGGAGAGCAGGTACGCGGTCAGCACCCAGGTCACGGTGTTCTGGGAGGTGTGCAGGTCGTGCTGGATCGTGGGCAGCACCGGAGTGATCAGCGACTGGAGCATCGCGAAGAATCCGGCGCCGGCCGCGAGCACGAGGAACGTCAGCCGGCGCGAGCCGCGCCGGGTGGTCTCGATCACGGAGGGAACTCCAATGGGTACGAGTGGGGAGGGAGCGAATCCCGGAGTACGCTATCCGGAGGCACGGCTCCGGTCAGTTCCGGAGGGGTGCCTCCACTAAGCTAGCGGAGGTAAGCCTCCGGTTGCAACCGAGAAGAGGTGACGCGCGTCATGACCAGCGCCGACCAGCTGGGAGAGGTCTTCATGCGGCGTCCCAAGCGGGCCGACGCCCGGCGCAACTACGACGCCCTGATCGCGGCCGCCCGCACGGTGTTCGCCGAGTCCGGGGCGGGTGCGTCGCTGGAGGAGGTCGCCCGGCGGGCCGGGGTTGGCATCGGCACCCTCTACCGCAACTTCCCCAGCCGTCGGGAGCTGTTCGAGGCGGTCTACGTCGACGAGGTCCAGGCGCTCAGCCGCTCGGCCGCCGACCTGGCCGACCTGCCCCCGTGGGACGCGCTCGTCGCCTGGCTCCACCGCTTCGTCGGGTACGTCGCCACGAAGCGGGCCCTGGCCGAGGAGCTGATCCACGACTCCGACGTGTTCCGCAGCTGCCGCACCGAGATCTTCGCGGCGGGCGAGCCGCTGCTGCGCCGGGCTCAGGACGCCGGGGTGGCCCGGACGGACGCCAGCTTCGAAGACGTGGTCCGGCTGATCAGCGGCATCACCGCCTACCAGTTCATGGAGCCGGCCCAGCGGGACCGGGTGCTGGCCATGGCCCTCGACGGGCTGCGCTACACCGGGCCGCGCTGACCCTCAGCGGTCGACCAGCACCAGCCACTCGTCGTCGAGCCGCCGTACCGTCGTCCCCTCCGGCCACACGTGCGCGACGCCGGCGGTCGCCCGGGCCTGGTCGACCTGCGGTGGCCGGTGGAGTCGTGCCCCCTCGAAGCTCGCCGGGCCCTGGAAGCGGACGCGGCCGAAGTTCGCCGCCCCGGCGAAGTGCGCCCGCTCGAACCACGCCTCGGCCGCGAACACCGTCCAGCGGAACAGCGCCATGTCGGCGAACCGGGTGCCCCGGAAGTCGGCGGGTCCGGCGAACTCGGTGTGCTCCATCGACAGGCCGCCCGCGAACGCGGCCTCCGTGAAGGTGGCGCCGTCGTCGAAGTGGGTGGCGTCGAAACTGGTCGGCCGGTCGAAGCCGGCGCCGTGGAAGGACGCCCGCTCGGTGAACGCGGCCCGCCGGCAGGAGAGACCCCCCGTGAACCGGGCCCGGTCGAAGCTGGCGCGGCCGGCGAACCGCGCGCCGTCGAGCGCGACCTCGCCGTCGCCGGCGAGGTCGTCCAGGGCCGCGTCGGCGAGGACCGCGTCGACCAGGCGCAGCCGCCCGCGTACGGTGGCGCCGGCGAAGGTGGTGGCCCCGGTGAACACCGCCCCGGAGAAGTCCGCGTCGACCAACTCGCAGCCGCTCGCGTCGAACCCGTCGAGCCGGGCGCCGCTCAGGTCGAGCACCGTGCCCGGCCAGTGGGCCGGGTCGCCCGCCCGCAGGTGCCGGGTCAGCACCCGCTGCGCGCTGCGACGCACCTCCGTCTCGCGCGGCTCGCCGTCGGCCGACGGCATCCGCAGGTACGCGCAGAGCACCGCCATGATCGTCGGACGCTGGGCGGGATGGTCCTGACCGAGCCGCTCCAGCGCGTGCAGCCCGCCGAGGCGTACGGCCGCGCTGTCGCTGCCGAGCAGCTCGACCGCGCGGGTGTAGAGCTCGGTCAGGCGGCGCTCACCGGCGTCGTGTTCGGCCGCGGCGGCCAGCCGCTCCTGGTGCCGCTCGGCGGCCGCGGTCACCGCCTCGGTGTGTGCCTGCACCCGCTCCCGGTGCTCCTGGTCACGGGCGGCGACCGCCTCCTGGTGTCGTTGCGCCCGCTCACCGATCCACTGTCGACGGGCGGCCAGCAGCAGCGCGAGCCCGCCTCCGGTGCCGGCCACCACGGTCAGGCCGGTGCGGATCGCGTCGACCCGCAGGGTGGCCCGGGTGTCGGGCTGGGTGGCGCGGTCGGCCTCGCCGAGCAGCCAGTCCAGGACCAGCCAGCCCAGCAGCGCGGCGAGGAGCAGGCCCAGCAGCACCAGCCACCACGGCATCACCCGTAGCTGCCCGTCGGGGGCCTCCTTGGCGCGCACGGCGCTCAGCATGCCACCTTCCGTCGCGTCCGGGGGAGCGGCGGACGGCGTTCACCGGTCGAGACCGTGCCGGCGACTGTGGACGGTCGGCGGGGTCGGCCCGATATGCCGGATCGTGCGCTCGCCGGGACAACAGTTACCGGCGCGTAACTTCTCATTGACGTTTCTAAATTGTTAACCCCATCATCGATCCACGGTCGACCGGACACCCCCACCCGTCCCCCGGTTCCGCCGGGTGCCTCCCACCGGAGGTGCAGCCATGCTGCTCCGAAAGACCGCACTGGCCCTCGCCCTCGCCGCCACCGTCGGCGCCGTCCTCGCCGCGCCGCCCGCTGCCGGTGCCGCGCCGTCCGCCGCGCCCCGGCCCGCGTCCGCCGCGGTCCCCGAGGCCGCCGCCGCGAACACCCCCACCACGAACGCCCCCGCCGTGAGCACCGCCGCGGCCCGCACGGTCATCGTCGTCGGCGGCCTCAGCGGCGTCGCCATCGCGTACGAGCCGCTCGCCGCCCGACTGCGCGCCGACGGCTTCCGGGTGTACGTCTACCAACTGCCCGGGCTGGGACTCGGGGACATCCCCACCTCCGCGCGGGCCTTCGCCGG
This genomic stretch from Micromonospora krabiensis harbors:
- a CDS encoding MFS transporter; the encoded protein is MIETTRRGSRRLTFLVLAAGAGFFAMLQSLITPVLPTIQHDLHTSQNTVTWVLTAYLLSASIFTPIVGRIGDMVGKERMLVASLLALALGCLLAAIAPNIGVLIIARVVQGMGGAVFPLSFGIIRDEFPAARVSSAVASISAIVAAGGGLGVVLAGPIVAVLGYRWLFWIPMAIVGLTALAAYRFVPESPVRAPGRINWLAAGLLSGWLVALLLPISQGAAWGWTSGRVLGLLALAAVLFVGWALAEVRSTNPLIDMRMMRLPGVWTTNLVALLYGGSMFAVYAFLPQFVQTPTSAGYGFGASISQAGLLMLPMLVAMFVAGLAAGRLESRFSAKAQLATGAAFNVVASAMLAVAHDSRLEIAIAGGLVGLGIGLAFASMANLIVANVPASQTGVATGMNANIRTIGGAIGAAVVSGVITAHPQASGLPREAGFTMGFLLLTAIALAAAVAALAVPSGRRARGRRASAATIVESELAAEFATMPSTR
- a CDS encoding TetR/AcrR family transcriptional regulator, with the protein product MTSADQLGEVFMRRPKRADARRNYDALIAAARTVFAESGAGASLEEVARRAGVGIGTLYRNFPSRRELFEAVYVDEVQALSRSAADLADLPPWDALVAWLHRFVGYVATKRALAEELIHDSDVFRSCRTEIFAAGEPLLRRAQDAGVARTDASFEDVVRLISGITAYQFMEPAQRDRVLAMALDGLRYTGPR
- a CDS encoding pentapeptide repeat-containing protein, translating into MLSAVRAKEAPDGQLRVMPWWLVLLGLLLAALLGWLVLDWLLGEADRATQPDTRATLRVDAIRTGLTVVAGTGGGLALLLAARRQWIGERAQRHQEAVAARDQEHRERVQAHTEAVTAAAERHQERLAAAAEHDAGERRLTELYTRAVELLGSDSAAVRLGGLHALERLGQDHPAQRPTIMAVLCAYLRMPSADGEPRETEVRRSAQRVLTRHLRAGDPAHWPGTVLDLSGARLDGFDASGCELVDADFSGAVFTGATTFAGATVRGRLRLVDAVLADAALDDLAGDGEVALDGARFAGRASFDRARFTGGLSCRRAAFTERASFHGAGFDRPTSFDATHFDDGATFTEAAFAGGLSMEHTEFAGPADFRGTRFADMALFRWTVFAAEAWFERAHFAGAANFGRVRFQGPASFEGARLHRPPQVDQARATAGVAHVWPEGTTVRRLDDEWLVLVDR